A genomic region of Magnolia sinica isolate HGM2019 chromosome 6, MsV1, whole genome shotgun sequence contains the following coding sequences:
- the LOC131249764 gene encoding inactive protein RESTRICTED TEV MOVEMENT 2-like, whose translation MCKAKTARTYEDFKPLFDWKREDGSDIVVINLPGFKKEQLKLQLDAFGKMRISAERPLDDKKWIRSCKDFHVPEYCIENDIRARFDNGILYVTMPKKATQTSTQPPVPLSAGCVLV comes from the exons ATGTGCAAAGCTAAAACGGCCCGCACTTACGAGGATTTCAAGCCATTGTTTGATTGGAAAAGGGAAGATGGATCTGATATCGTCGTCATCAACCTTCCCG GATTCAAAAAAGAGCAATTAAAACTCCAACTCGATGCCTTCGGGAAGATGAGGATCAGTGCAGAACGTCCGCTGGATGACAAGAAATGGATCCGCTCCTGCAAGGACTTTCACGTGCCAGAATATTGTATCGAAAACGATATCCGTGCGAGATTCGATAATGGAATTCTCTACGTGACCATGCCGAAAAAGGCCACTCAAACCAGTACACAACCCCCAGTTCCATTATCCGCTGGTTGTGTGCTGGTTTGA